One window of Hydractinia symbiolongicarpus strain clone_291-10 chromosome 3, HSymV2.1, whole genome shotgun sequence genomic DNA carries:
- the LOC130636700 gene encoding zinc transporter ZIP10-like isoform X2, with translation MLAVGTLLGDSLLHLIPKSFAVHEHHTSHKNATHTNDIKELNMLCKSILIIASLYALYLFNWLTALFGCGHTHSHNGDMFGGMHEHTHSNKSKPSIERIEDLLREANNSNDRDKYLNSFTADQEKEVTLEELSNIGNAKMGGNFENNEKVKKRSISQMVYVVVLSALLHNITDGMAIGVAFADCLSGGISTTVAVLCHEIPHVIGNFVIIHAAGCTIQLTLVLVMAAYVPTFIGGYVGVAIGMEFEATDYIFAVTAGMFLYVAMVQLLPEMLHAISDERDLMTFCLQNLGFLIGFVIMALIAFYEDSISIHF, from the exons atGTTAGCTGTCGGAACTCTGTTGGGTGATTCCCTGTTACATTTGATTCCCAAA TCTTTTGCAGTGCATGAGCATCACACAAGCCACAAGAATGCTACTCACACAAACGATATCAAGGAATTGAATATGTTATGTAAATCGATTCTCATCATTGCTAGCTTGTATGCTCTGTATTTATTTAATTGGTTGACAGCTTTGTTTGGG tgTGGCCATACACATAGCCATAATGGTGATATGTTTGGAGGCATGCATGAACACACACACAGCAATAAAAGTAAACCAAGTATAGAAAGAATTGAGGATTTATTAAGAGAGGCAAATAATTCGAATGATCGAGACAAATATCTTAACAGTTTTACGGCTGATCAAGAAAAAGAAGTCACGTTGGAGGAATTAAGTAATATAGGAAATGCAAAGATGGGtggaaattttgaaaataacgaaaaagtaaagaaaaggaGTATTTCTCAAATGGTATATGTGGTTGTTCTAAGCGCGCTTTTACACAATATTACTGACGGAATGGCTATTGGTGTAGCGTTTGCAGATTGTTTGTCTGGAGGAATAAGTACTACAGTGGCTGTTCTTTGCCATGAGATTCCACACGTGATAG gtAATTTCGTCATTATTCACGCCGCTGGTTGCACCATTCAACTGACACTTGTTCTTGTCATGGCAGCATATGTCCCCACATTTATTGGGGGATACGTTGGCGTTGCCATAGGAATGGAATTTGAAGCAACGGACTATATCTTTGCGGTTACTGCTGGCATGTTTTTGTATGTTGCCATGGTGCAATTG CTTCCAGAGATGTTGCATGCCATATCGGATGAACGAGATTTGATGACATTCTGTTTGCAAAATTTAGGCTTTCTAATTGGATTTGTAATTATGGCACTCATCGCATTTTATGAAGACTCAATAAGCATACATTTTtaa
- the LOC130636700 gene encoding zinc transporter ZIP4-like isoform X1 produces the protein MLAVGTLLGDSLLHLIPKSFAVHEHHTSHKNATHTNDIKELNMLCKSILIIASLYALYLFNWLTALFGCGHTHSHNGDMFGGMHEHTHSNKSKPSIERIEDLLREANNSNDRDKYLNSFTADQEKEVTLEELSNIGNAKMGGNFENNEKVKKRSISQMVYVVVLSALLHNITDGMAIGVAFADCLSGGISTTVAVLCHEIPHVIGNFVIIHAAGCTIQLTLVLVMAAYVPTFIGGYVGVAIGMEFEATDYIFAVTAGMFLYVAMVQLVCFYWLLQDFCLLLIPCSDNTLLDHFNFIRKRTLFLKSGTQFFYYF, from the exons atGTTAGCTGTCGGAACTCTGTTGGGTGATTCCCTGTTACATTTGATTCCCAAA TCTTTTGCAGTGCATGAGCATCACACAAGCCACAAGAATGCTACTCACACAAACGATATCAAGGAATTGAATATGTTATGTAAATCGATTCTCATCATTGCTAGCTTGTATGCTCTGTATTTATTTAATTGGTTGACAGCTTTGTTTGGG tgTGGCCATACACATAGCCATAATGGTGATATGTTTGGAGGCATGCATGAACACACACACAGCAATAAAAGTAAACCAAGTATAGAAAGAATTGAGGATTTATTAAGAGAGGCAAATAATTCGAATGATCGAGACAAATATCTTAACAGTTTTACGGCTGATCAAGAAAAAGAAGTCACGTTGGAGGAATTAAGTAATATAGGAAATGCAAAGATGGGtggaaattttgaaaataacgaaaaagtaaagaaaaggaGTATTTCTCAAATGGTATATGTGGTTGTTCTAAGCGCGCTTTTACACAATATTACTGACGGAATGGCTATTGGTGTAGCGTTTGCAGATTGTTTGTCTGGAGGAATAAGTACTACAGTGGCTGTTCTTTGCCATGAGATTCCACACGTGATAG gtAATTTCGTCATTATTCACGCCGCTGGTTGCACCATTCAACTGACACTTGTTCTTGTCATGGCAGCATATGTCCCCACATTTATTGGGGGATACGTTGGCGTTGCCATAGGAATGGAATTTGAAGCAACGGACTATATCTTTGCGGTTACTGCTGGCATGTTTTTGTATGTTGCCATGGTGCAATTGGTATGTTTTTATTGGTTGCTTCAGGACTTTTGTCTTCTACTAATTCCATGTTCGGATAACACTTTGCTCGATCACTTTAATTTTATTCGAAAAAGAACATTATTTCTAAAATCAGGGACAcagtttttttactatttctga